A region of the Campylobacter cuniculorum DSM 23162 = LMG 24588 genome:
AATCCCTTAAAATCGTGCTTTATATGTGTTAGTTTTCTCTTTTCTTCTTTTTTAAATTCTTTAAAATTTATTAAATTTTTATCAATCAATCCTGCTTGAGAAATTTCATCTTTTAACTTCTTAATAATTTGCTCTAAATCCTTGTTTTTAGTAGGAAGATGATAAAAAATTCCGCGATTTTTATCTGCAAGAATTTGTAAAAAATCAAGTTTTTTCCCGGGATATTTTTCAATCATTTTAAAAATAAAATAAAACAAAGAATCTCCAAAACAATCTTGATTGAATTTTAAAATTTCACTTGTATAATAAAGATAATCATATTTTTCATAGAGTTTTTTATCCTCATCATTAACCAAAGAAGCAACAAATTTAAATTCGTCTAAAAAATCTTTTTTATCAAAGATTAAATCTTTTGTAGCTCTTTTTAAACTTAAAGGTTCAATCATAAGCTCAAAACCTTCTTCTTGTAAAATTTGTTCTAAATTTGCACAGAGGGGAAAAGGCTTAGAATTGACTAAAATATAAGCATTTTCATCTTTTGGAAAATCAAAATAAATATCATCATCTTGCACCTGCAAGAGCAAGTCATAAAGAGCCTTAAAATTTTCATAATTATCATAAACATAGGGCTTATAATAGTCTTCATAATCTTTATTTTTATCAAATCTAAAAATTCTAAGTTCTAATTTTTTCATTTGAATTTCCTCTGATAAATTTTTATTTTCAATTATATAAAAAAATTCTAAAATTCACTAGAATTTAAAAAAAAATTTTATAAAATAAATTCTATGGATAAAGAAAAATTGATTATCAAAGCCTTTTTAAATGAACTCAATGGAGATGATGGAGCGGTCATTAAAAATTGGTGTTTGAGTAAGGATTTATTCTTTGAAAATGTGCATTTTAAAAGAGAATGGCTTAGTTTAGAGCAAATTGCTTCAAAGGCTATGCTTGTTAATATTTCTGATGCCATTGTTATGAATGCTGTGCCCCGATACGCTCTTTTAGGACTTGCTTTACCTAAAAATTTAAATGAAAATCAAATCAAAGATTTGCAAAGAGGTTTTTTAAAAACAGCAAAAAAATTTGGCATTAAAATTATAGGTGGAGATACGATAAGTAATGAAAAAATCGATATTTCCATTACTCTACTTTCAAAAATTAGAAAAAAAGCCATTTATCGTAAAGGTTTAAAAATCGGGCATTTGCTTGCATTCACAGGGGAACTTGGACAAAGTTTAAAGGGACTTGAACTCTTGCAAAAAGGTGGAAGTTTAGAGGCAAAACATCGCTTTATTAAGCCAAAATTACGTAAAGATTTTTTTTATAAAATTGCAAATAAAGTTGTATGTGCTATGGATATTTCAGATGGCTTAAGCAAAGATTTATCGCGTTTATTAGAACTGAATCAGCTTGGAATTTCTTGGTTTAAGACACTTGATTTTTATGAGCTTTATAGTGGAGAGGAATATGAAATTTTATTTGCCTTTGAAAAAAAAGATAAAGAATTTATAGAAAAAATGGCTCAAAAATACAAACTCAAACTCAATATCTTTGGTCAAGCAGTGAAAGGAAAATATGAATTTAGGGGAAAAGAACACCATTTTTAAACCTTTGTATTCATTAAAACACAGCCCTATTGAAGCATATTTTAGTAAAAATAGCGAAGATTTTGTCGTGCGTGAAAAAGCTCTTTATGAATTCAGTGGCACAGGAGAGCATTTGATTTTACATATTTGTAAAAAAGATTTAAGCACGAGTGAAGCTGTGAGTATTTTAAGTCAAATGAGCGGGGAAAAGATAAAAAATTTTGGTTATGCAGGACTTAAAGACAAGCAAGGAACAACTTTTCAATACATTTCAATGCCTAAAAAATTTAAATCTTTTTTGAATGATTTTTCCCATCCAAAGCTTAAAATTGTAGAAATTTTTACTCATCATAATAAACTTAAAATCGGACATTTAAAAGGGAATTCTTTTTTTATCCGGCTTAAAAAAGTTTCTCCTCTTAATGCTCTTAAAATCAAACAAGCCTTTACAATCCTTGAAAATCAAGGATTTGCAAATTATTTTGGTTATCAAAGATTTGGAAAATTTCAAGATAATTATTTAGAAGGACTTGAAATTTTAAAGGGCAAAAAAGTTAAAAATCCTAAACTTAAGAATTTTTTTATCAGTGCTTTTCAAAGTGAGCTTTTTAACAGATATCTTAGTAAAAGAGTGGAATTATCGCATTTTGCAAAGGATTTTAGCGAAAAAGAACTTGCCCGAATTTACAACTTGTCTAAAAGTGAAGCCCTTTTTTTAAAAAAACAAAAACATTTTTTTAAGCTTTTAAAAGGAGATGTTTTGGGACATTATCCCTTTGGAAAATGCTTTATTTGTGAGGATTTAGAAACAGAAAGTCAAAGATTTTTAAAAAAAGATATAAGCGTTTTAGGGCTTTTACTCGGTGAGAGAGCTTTTAAAACAACGCAAGGTTTGGCACAAAATTTAGAAGCTGAAATTTTTAGTCCTTTTAATGAATTTATACCACAAATGCAAGGTTCAAGACGTTTTATGTGGAGTTATTTAGAAAAGAGTAAGATGGATTATGATGAAAAAAAGGCACATTTGTGTTTGGAATTTTTTCTTCAAAAAGGCTCTTATGCAACGACAATTTTAGAAGAACTTTTGCATCAGAATTTTGACTAAGGGATAAGAAATGAAAATTTTAGGTTTTGATATAGGAATTTCAAGTATAGGTTGGGCTTTTGTTGAAAACGAAGAGCTTAGGGATTGCGGGGTAAGAATTTTCACAAAGGCAGAAAATCCCGAAAATGGAGAGTCTTTGGCTCTACCAAGACGCGAAGCAAGAGGTGTAAGACGCAGATTAGCAAGAAGAAAAGCAAGGCTTAATGGTGTTAAAAAACTTCTTTGTCAAGAATTTGGGCTTAAGCTTAACGATTATTTTTCAAACGATGGAGAATTACCTAAAGCTTATCAAATGAGTAAAAATACTAAAAGTGTCTATGAATTAAGAACTTTAGCTTTGAGTTGTAAGCTTGAATTTAAAGATTTGGCTCGTGTGTTTTTGCATATTGCTAAGCATCGTGGTTATGGCAATAAACATGCTAAAATTTCTCAAGATAGCAAAGATATAGGGCAAATCAAAAAAGCACTTAAGCATAACGAAGAGGAGTTAAAAAATTATAGGAGTGTGGGCGAATATTTGTATAAAAATTTTTATCAAAAAGTTAGAAATTTTGAAGAAATAAAAACAAAAAATAAAAACAATCAAAGTACATTTGAATTTAAAAATGTCCGCAATAAATCTGGAAATTATAAGCAATGCGTTTCTCAAGAATGGCTTAAAAATGAATTAAAATTAATCTTTGAAAAACAAAGAAGTTTTGGGGTTAAATTAAGCAAAGATTTTGAAAATGAGCTTTTAGATAAAATCTTTTTTCAAAGAGAATTAAAAGATTTTAGTGATAAGATAGGATTTTGTATCTATTTTGAGGGTAAAAAACGAGCTTCAAAAGAAAGTTTAAGTGCAAAAGAATTTATTGCATTAACGCGAATGATTAATACGTTTAAAAATCTCGAACAACAAAATAGAAAAAATCAAAGCGGAGAAATTTATAGTCAAGAAATAATTAAAGAAATTTTAAACATAATATTAGATAAAGGAATGATGAAATACAAGGAATTGCGGACACTCTTAAAGCTCGATAAAAGCATACAATTTAAAGATTCTAAATTGAGTTATGAAAAAGGGATTGAAAAAGCCGAAGAAACAAAATTTATAGATTTTAAAGAATTGAGAAATTTTAAAAAGGCTTTAGGAGGAAGTTTTGAGGGCTTAGAGAGAAAACATATTGATGAGATTGCTCATAAAATTACCTTGATTAAAAGTAAGGAAAAATTAAAAATTGCCTTAGAAAATTATATTAAAGAGCATAAATTAGAGCAAAGATTAAATGAGTGTTTGGGCAATTTAAGTGAGCTTGATTTTTCGGGACATATCGATTTAAGCCTAGAAGCTTTGGAGCAAATTTTACCTTTTATGAGAGAGGGTTTTCGCTATGATGAAGCGGTGAAAAAAGCTGGACTTAGAGAGATAAGAAAAGATTATTTGAAAAAAGATTTTTTACCGCCACTTAAAGATTTTGAAAACTTAGCAAATCCTGTGGTCGTAAGAGCATTAGCAGAGTATCGTAAAGTTCTTAATGCTTTGCTTAAAAAATATGGAAAAATGCATAAAATTCATATTGAATTGACACGCGAAATAGGGCTAAATCATAAGGAAAGACAAAATTATATAGAAGAGCAGAAGAATAATTTTAATTTCAATGAAGAAGCTCGTAAAAAATGTGAGGAAATCGGACTTGATGCTGAAAAATATCTTTTAAAAATGAAACTTTTCTTAGAACAAGATGAATTTTGTATTTATAGCGGAGAGAAAATTAAAATTGAGCATTTAAGAGATGCTAAAATGTTAGAAATTGATCATATTTATCCTTATTCTCGAAGTTTTGATGATAGTTATCTTAATAAAGTCCTTGTTTTCAGCAAAGAAAACCAAAATAAAGGTAATAAAACACCTTTTGAAGCTTTTGGAAACGATAAAGAAAAATGGGATAAAATCAAAGGTTTAACTCAAGGACTTAAAAAACTTCCTTCTAAAAAGAAAAAAAG
Encoded here:
- a CDS encoding DUF5644 domain-containing protein — protein: MKKLELRIFRFDKNKDYEDYYKPYVYDNYENFKALYDLLLQVQDDDIYFDFPKDENAYILVNSKPFPLCANLEQILQEEGFELMIEPLSLKRATKDLIFDKKDFLDEFKFVASLVNDEDKKLYEKYDYLYYTSEILKFNQDCFGDSLFYFIFKMIEKYPGKKLDFLQILADKNRGIFYHLPTKNKDLEQIIKKLKDEISQAGLIDKNLINFKEFKKEEKRKLTHIKHDFKGFNIGFYGYENEELKTKLKAKIMDFKNPSSGFELLNFNVNLAYKIAADIVLDAYDKGCDFLVVDEAKDFYMFDTCCKDLMKESGRDFEDFYILNSQELIALIEGEESASLKNHKLKVTLI
- a CDS encoding thiamine-phosphate kinase, whose protein sequence is MDKEKLIIKAFLNELNGDDGAVIKNWCLSKDLFFENVHFKREWLSLEQIASKAMLVNISDAIVMNAVPRYALLGLALPKNLNENQIKDLQRGFLKTAKKFGIKIIGGDTISNEKIDISITLLSKIRKKAIYRKGLKIGHLLAFTGELGQSLKGLELLQKGGSLEAKHRFIKPKLRKDFFYKIANKVVCAMDISDGLSKDLSRLLELNQLGISWFKTLDFYELYSGEEYEILFAFEKKDKEFIEKMAQKYKLKLNIFGQAVKGKYEFRGKEHHF
- the truD gene encoding tRNA pseudouridine(13) synthase TruD, yielding MNLGEKNTIFKPLYSLKHSPIEAYFSKNSEDFVVREKALYEFSGTGEHLILHICKKDLSTSEAVSILSQMSGEKIKNFGYAGLKDKQGTTFQYISMPKKFKSFLNDFSHPKLKIVEIFTHHNKLKIGHLKGNSFFIRLKKVSPLNALKIKQAFTILENQGFANYFGYQRFGKFQDNYLEGLEILKGKKVKNPKLKNFFISAFQSELFNRYLSKRVELSHFAKDFSEKELARIYNLSKSEALFLKKQKHFFKLLKGDVLGHYPFGKCFICEDLETESQRFLKKDISVLGLLLGERAFKTTQGLAQNLEAEIFSPFNEFIPQMQGSRRFMWSYLEKSKMDYDEKKAHLCLEFFLQKGSYATTILEELLHQNFD
- the cas9 gene encoding type II CRISPR RNA-guided endonuclease Cas9 (Cas9, originally named Csn1, is the large, multifunctional signature protein of type II CRISPR/Cas systems. It is well known even to general audiences because its RNA-guided endonuclease activity has made it a popular tool for custom editing of eukaryotic genomes.) encodes the protein MKILGFDIGISSIGWAFVENEELRDCGVRIFTKAENPENGESLALPRREARGVRRRLARRKARLNGVKKLLCQEFGLKLNDYFSNDGELPKAYQMSKNTKSVYELRTLALSCKLEFKDLARVFLHIAKHRGYGNKHAKISQDSKDIGQIKKALKHNEEELKNYRSVGEYLYKNFYQKVRNFEEIKTKNKNNQSTFEFKNVRNKSGNYKQCVSQEWLKNELKLIFEKQRSFGVKLSKDFENELLDKIFFQRELKDFSDKIGFCIYFEGKKRASKESLSAKEFIALTRMINTFKNLEQQNRKNQSGEIYSQEIIKEILNIILDKGMMKYKELRTLLKLDKSIQFKDSKLSYEKGIEKAEETKFIDFKELRNFKKALGGSFEGLERKHIDEIAHKITLIKSKEKLKIALENYIKEHKLEQRLNECLGNLSELDFSGHIDLSLEALEQILPFMREGFRYDEAVKKAGLREIRKDYLKKDFLPPLKDFENLANPVVVRALAEYRKVLNALLKKYGKMHKIHIELTREIGLNHKERQNYIEEQKNNFNFNEEARKKCEEIGLDAEKYLLKMKLFLEQDEFCIYSGEKIKIEHLRDAKMLEIDHIYPYSRSFDDSYLNKVLVFSKENQNKGNKTPFEAFGNDKEKWDKIKGLTQGLKKLPSKKKKRILNLYFNDKEAGFISRNLNDTAYIARFSANYTKYFLDFLPLSENEVSISGEKGSKVHVEAISGRLTAMLRHYWGLGQKDRNNHLHHAVDAVIVAYTNAKIIKNFADFKKFREQNKAKIYAKEFAQTTDKKIFKPCENFRNKILMKIDEIFVSKPPRKRARGALHKESFMSFDDKKLLKSYGGREGVKKALSLGKIRKIGTKIVENKNMVRVDIFKDKKGKFYGVPIYTMDFALGILPNKAVVSGEDKKTREIKDWKEMDEKYEFCFSLFKDDLIKIQKKDMKEPKFCYYKNFDVSNASICIAKHDNKFENRDEDEKILYSKATYKKVEARGIGIQNLKILEKWQVSPLGEKREFEFEPRKNISLKTTNRKNVF